The stretch of DNA tGTACTGTAGCCACGCGCTCAAATTGGGGAGTGCAGACCCGATTTTCACAAAGAGAAGTCTGTTgttacaaaatacaatacaatacaatacaatacaatacaatgcgacgcaatgcaatacaatgcagtgcactacactacactacattacactacacttcactacactacactacactacactacactacactacactacaataaatGTTATGATTCTTTTCAAGAAACATCAGGGCATCACCCAAGCTCGAAAGGTTCATACTCGCAACTGTTGATCAGGAAGTAAAGCAACAGCCAACCTTGCTTTGTTCAAATATCTGACAGTGAGATATTCTTTTGGTGCGATTATTATCTACACCTGacatttttaaaatttcattttgttatttttttaaatactaatGTGTAGTATGTTTCCGTCAATATAGGTTTCTCTGTCTGATTGCCTATCCGTACGTATGTATATGCGTATGAAATTGAAAAACTAATACCCCccgcccctcaaaaaaaaaaagaaaaaaagaagaattaatgaataaggaataattaaatgaacaagaaaataaaagttgaataggatagtgtgtgtgtgtgtgtgtgtgtgtgtgtgtgtgtgtgtgtgtgtgtgtgtgtgtgtgtgtgaatatgtgtgcctggatgtctgcatgtgtgtttgattctgtgtctgtgtatgcgagtAAGCGGGTTCGTATGCTATACTTTACGTgcacgcgtcagtgtgtgtatgtacgcgcacGCGTAAAAGGCCAATTAtctgtatatatgcgtgtgcgtgtgtaatcgCGCGAGCCTGCGggtttgtgcacgtgcgtgtgcgtgtgcgtgtgcgcctgcggttgtgtgtgtgtgtgtgtgtgtgtgtgtgtgtgtgtgtgtgtgtgtgtgtgtgtgccgttttgATACAAAAGAAACACTCATTAAACGGCGTTTGTCTGTTCATGCTAACGATTTCTCTCATTAGTTCCTGACTTCcatgaaaattgctgtcatcttcCCCTGTTGCTTGAAAAATAACAATAGGAATATGgtggatagagtgtgtgtgtgtgtgtgtgtgtgtgtgtgtgtgtgtgtgtgtgtgtgtgtgtgtgtgtgtgtgtgtgtgtgtgtgtgtgtgtgtgtgtgtgttatgcacttctgtgtaagcgtgcgtgtgtTATAGGAGGGAGAGacacttatatatgtgtgtatatgtttgtgagtACATGCGTGTATGAGTACACGCCTGTGAGGGGtagaagagggggtgggagaaggagagggaaaaaagaaattatTTCCAGAAAGGAGGAAGATTTATAAAGTATGGGTCATTTATCAGAATACCAGACATTTGTGTCTTCAACTCTAATGATAAGAGTTCTGTTAATCAGTGTGTTTATGTACTTTCAATTTACATATAAACTGCATTTATTTTGTTGACACTTTCGTTTgcatattattttgttgttgttttgttgataaaGGTTACtccaaaatgaaactgaaaacgaaaTAATATAATTATTTCGTTCTTATAATAAAACGGACACGCGACGTAACTGTTTGGAAATTATATTTCATGGACATAGAATGTAATAAACTGCGACATGTTATCGCTGACAATGTGAATAATGATCCAGAGATACTATTATCcatttgcttttatttatttagtgaGGTATTGAGAAAATCGTGAGACACTAATTCCTGAACTGTGGTTATCGAATACCTACAAAAGAGCAGTTTCTATTTTCCATTAGTCGACCTATTCAAAACACAACGCTTGACAAATAGGTACGGTGGAACATGGACAGTTGTAATTCTGCTAATAATTCTAAGGTTAAGAAAAACACAGGATATTAAACACTGAAGTACTATTCCctcaattttatatatatatatatatatatttatgaacaCTTCCCAAGTtacctttgacccccccccccctttttttgttgttgttgttgataacttaaaaaaaaaaaaaaaaactcccctcAACACTCGACACGCACCACAGTGGGACATGAACTTGTCAAGGGTGATGACCACCTGGGTGGTACGGAACACGAGCACTGGTGACGAAGCATGGAGTGAGGGTGTGAAGAGCCATACGAGCTCTGCTGCCCCCTCCCTGCTTTACTCCGAGGTGAACCTGGTCCTGTGGCAGATGGTGCCACCCGTGCTGCTGGTGTCTGGAACCTTCGGCAACGTGATGACCATCGTGGTGATGCGCGGGATGCGGGGCTCGGACAGCACGGGCAGCCTGTCTGTGTACTTCACCGCTCTGGCCCTGTCCGACCTGTGTCTCCTGCTCAGCTCCCTCCTGTGGTTCTGGCCCAAACTGGTCTTCAGCGTGCCTTTGGCCTACTTTCAGGACCTCTCCTGCACGCTCCTCTTCTTCGCCTTCTACACGTCCTCTCTGACGTCAGCGTGGTTCCTGGTGGCCATGACGTTTCAGCGAGTGACGTCAGTGGTGCTGCCGCACCGCGTCGGGGTCCTGTGCACCGCCAGGAGGGGCAaggtcgtcgtcgccgtcatcgtcGTCCTCGCCTGCCTGGCCAACGTGCAGATCTTCCTCAACTACCACGTGCAGCACGTGGACGAGAACTACAAACGCTGCCAGAGTATAAACGACTACGTGGCGCACATCTTCCTGCTGCTGGACCTGACCCTAGCGTCGGCCGTCCCATTCCTGGCGCTCATGATCGGGAACTCTGTGCTGATTTGTCGCGCGCTGCGATCTGTGCAGATTTCCCGGGAAATGACCGGGTTGGGGAGAGACGATGAGCGCCGCTCCAAGCCACGCTCAAGCCGAATCTCCTCCATGACCACCACTCTCGTTCTCACGTCGGTCGCCTTCCTCGTACTCACCCTTCCCACGTGCGTCCTGGACGTGTTCCTGGAGGCGGTGGGTTACTGCGAACTGGAAATCCATGACGAAGATCTGGATGCCAAGCTCACCCTGGCGGACACTGTATGCGTGTTGATGTGGATGAGCAACAGCGCCATCAACTTTTACCTGTACATTCTGAGCGGTAGCAAGTTCAGACAGGAAACCATGCGCTATTTGTCCTGCTTCTGCTTTAATTTGAAAGGTCGGCGCCCCTCAGCGCAAACGAGCTTTCAGCAAAGAACGTAGGACGACTGTATGAATCAGGTGAATTTGGGTCATTTTCTTCCGAATGGTATACACAGTACTTTCACAAGTTCCTTCTTTGTGTCGCcgcttctttccatctttcttacGTTCATTTTTCTACATTTTGTAGCACttcaattatcatcattatgtggAGCACCACCGCAGCGCAAAAGGACCCGCCGTACATTAGCTTTTCAGTagcaatgacgacgacaacaccgTCACACCGTTGAGACG from Babylonia areolata isolate BAREFJ2019XMU chromosome 18, ASM4173473v1, whole genome shotgun sequence encodes:
- the LOC143292297 gene encoding uncharacterized protein LOC143292297 → MNLSRVMTTWVVRNTSTGDEAWSEGVKSHTSSAAPSLLYSEVNLVLWQMVPPVLLVSGTFGNVMTIVVMRGMRGSDSTGSLSVYFTALALSDLCLLLSSLLWFWPKLVFSVPLAYFQDLSCTLLFFAFYTSSLTSAWFLVAMTFQRVTSVVLPHRVGVLCTARRGKVVVAVIVVLACLANVQIFLNYHVQHVDENYKRCQSINDYVAHIFLLLDLTLASAVPFLALMIGNSVLICRALRSVQISREMTGLGRDDERRSKPRSSRISSMTTTLVLTSVAFLVLTLPTCVLDVFLEAVGYCELEIHDEDLDAKLTLADTVCVLMWMSNSAINFYLYILSGSKFRQETMRYLSCFCFNLKGRRPSAQTSFQQRT